From a single Dendropsophus ebraccatus isolate aDenEbr1 chromosome 8, aDenEbr1.pat, whole genome shotgun sequence genomic region:
- the LOC138798920 gene encoding smoothelin-like protein 1: protein MSERGEVQASVSRGRPPGSRRSQQAACTPEDSGMSRSTRSRSNSIPTLPTEAVDTRRSRKVSKKEESTSGKQSATSRKPGTSGRKLSAHGGEADLGEEGWGVQRARESLSTYGSRVMSHLREYEEASKSLRRLREELRYARARANQATKKKKSEIQAEVKRLEMEIKDLEERKAEIREMSGGFKEKLINDDRFREMADNRERRLMGLQPESQVDDDDDDDDDNNDEMDEDQQPDPPGSLQQHQQAPYSGPPAQQPVVTPADSGEDSDSSGQGGALMAQIRMIESPLCPQNFVFGDELPEEAPGGKKGKTKAKQQEVRPPGWVEATGSSIHLSWKKRK from the exons ATGAGCGAGAGAGGCGAGGTCCAGGCTTCTGTTTCCCGAGGTAGGCCgccggggagcaggagaagccagCAAGCGGCCTGTACACCTGAGGATTCGGGGATGAGTCGTTCCACCAGGAGTCGCAGTAACTCCATTCCTACTCTCCCCACTGAGGCTGTGGACACCCGAAGAAGCCGAAAGGTTTCCAAAAAGGAAGAATCTACCTCAGGAAAGCAGAGTGCCACCAGCAGAAAGCCAGGTACTTCTGGGAGAAAGCTGAGTGCTCACGGGGGTGAAGCCGACCTCGGTGAGGAAGGCTGGGGAGTGCAGAGGGCCCGGGAGTCTCTCTCCACCTATGGCTCCCGGGTCATGAGCCACCTCCGTGAGTATGAAGAAGCCAGCAAGTCCCTGAGGAGGCTCCGGGAGGAACTGCGCTACGCCCGTGCCAGGGCTAACCAGGCTACAAAGAAAAAGAAGTCTGAGATCCAGGCGGAGGTAAAGAGACTTGAAATGGAAATAAAAGATTTGGAGGAGAGGAAGGCGGAGATACGGGAGATGAGTGGTGGATTTAAAGAAAAACTTATAAATGATGACCGTTTCCGggagatggctgataacagagaaagaAGGTTGATGGGGCTGCAACCTGAAAGccaggtggatgatgatgatgatgatgatgacgacaacAACGATGAGATGGATGAAGACCAACAGCCAGACCCACCTGGCAGCCTGCAGCAACACCAGCAGGCTCCGTACAGtgggccccctgcacagcagccaGTGGTGACACCTGCCGACTcaggggaggacagtgacagcagtGGCCAGGGAGGGGCGCTCATGGCCCAGATTAGGATGATCGAGTCCCCATTGTGCCCTCAGAACTTTGTGTTTGGAGATGAACTCCCAGAGGAGGCACCTGGGGGCAAGAAGGGAAAGACCAAGGCAAAGCAGCAAGAAGTG agaccccccggatgggtagaggctactggaagctcaattcatctctcttggaagaagcggaaataa